The genomic interval GTTCCCTTTATTCTACTATTTGGTtgaaaacaaagattatttactaAAGACGTAGCCTAAACATAGCAATATGTACCTAACTATGGTAGCCTCACGCAAAAGTGCAGTTAAGTGTGAACAAACAAGATTAAAAAGcttggtatataatatatacggtgtccatcttacaccacaagACTGTATTTTGAGAACTGCAAAAtgattgtaagtttttttagttatttgtcTTTTATACAACGAGACTATACATCATGGCGTAACAAAACTCTATAGTTTCTTTATTCTTAGGGTTTGTATCCTGAAAGCCATGGTATCATAGATAACAAGATGTTTGACAATGATTTACAATTGGAATTCAAAAGAGGATCGACCGCTTCGCAACCCCACTGGTGGGGTGGGGAACCGGTAAGTTAAATATACGTCGTTTTCATTACAAATACTTCATAGTGAGAAAAAGGCGCTTACACAGACAAGTTGGATTCTAttccatttgttttttattggcGGTCTTCTTGTTGGAGTATCTATTGGTTACAGGAGTTATGTCTGATTTGGCCCATTTTACCTCAACAACCAGACTACTTATtgaacacgttagtggtcatatagatcgtTGTTTTTTGCGCGACTTTTtgctaattagtttttaaCGTGTTAACGCGTTAGATCTTTGATCTCTTGTGTGTATATACGTTCACATGGAACATGCTTCACGTGTGACAAGTGCGCTCCGAAGTGCGAGCGACCAATCAGATTGATGTTTTTTACAGTAAAAGGTTCAAACAATAAGACCTGAGATATACCAACGCAAATTGACCAatacaattttgtaatttattttataaaaacaacatccTCTGTTGTAGATTTGGGTTACCGCAAGAAAACAAGGAAAAAAGAGTGCGGCTTACTTTTGGCCTGGCTCAGACGTAAACATAACAATGTACCCAAACTATTACAACACGTATAACAAATCAGTTTCACACGAGGAACGAATTTATCAAGTTTTAGACTGGCTTGACATGCCTGAGTCTGAAAGGTAGGTATATGTTTGAATTGATTGAGTAAGTGTAGCTTATAATTTTCCCGACGTAGCGAGCAAACGACAGTCctaaaacattacaaatatacTGCGTCTTCACTTATTCGGGTTACCACGCTTGTAATTTGGTAAAtgattatttctttcttttccttatggctgacaatttagttAGACAAACCGTTAGTAACTACTGGAGCAACAAACCGTTAGTAACTACTGGAGCAACAAAcgcaagtgtcttgcccaggcACACATACGCCGATTTACCCTACGTTGCGAGCTACTCACCACTAAGTCATTGTACCGagcaaaaaacaattttgggGTGAATGCCATACACGATTCCTGTAACGAGTCCCATTTTACAGACCTGAGCTGATCGTTTCCTATGCCAGTGTTGTGGACCATGCTGGCCACAAATATGGACCAGATTCGATTCAAGTAAATCAAGCGCTGGCGAAAGCAGATGCGTACGTTAGCATGCTCATGGATGGACTGAAAATGAGAAATTTGCACAACTGTGCGAATGTAATTGTACTTGCTGATCACGGTACGTTAAAGGAGTATACAGCGTGTGACATGTTGACAAGAATTTCGAAGTTCGGTtgaattttttcaatatatagaAATGTGGCGTAATATATGGATTACCGTTAGCAtctaaatctcatatttttcagatcgtgttttgaatatCCAACAATGCTCTTTTGGAGTTATGGAGCTAtggttatacaattctgtatataatatttgtttactaccaaataggactagaaaaaatacattttccatgttaccccaccctatataccATAAGTATATAAGGCTGTCTGATTTTTCCATGCCATTTATTTTCAACCATGCAAAGGTCTTCCAAATTAGTTTAAGACTCGATACAGCACAAATATAAACAGAATCATTTTTTACAGGCATGTCTGATATTAGCTGTGATAGAAAGACAAGCATCGAGGACTACGGCGTGGATGTGGACACAGTGTATTTTAGGGATGGTGCTATCGGAAAAGTGGGCAGAAGCCACGATCCTAACTTGGCTGATTTATTCGACGCTAAAAGTATTTACAACCTGCTGAAATGTTCACACGAAAAAAGCCACTGGCAGGTCCTGCTATTTTAGTAtcgtaaatatatagtaatttGGGGAAAGATGCGATACTTCCAGACAAATTCCATACttctttaacaattaacaacgctattttaggaTCGTTTGTCTACGGTTATACCACTCTGTACATATTCACGAGAAAGGAGGTCAATAATAAAGCTGAAATTTCTATTTAGGCATTTCTTAAGAATCAATATCTCCCTAAACGATTTCATCACGCAAATAATAATCGAATAGAAGAAGTGATACTAGCGATGGACGACGGTTGGATTTCGGAAGGGTAAGATAGCAAATTATATATACAGGAATGCACTTAAGACACCCGACTGAtgcatttgtaaacaaaatcctATTGGAAATAAAGATACTGGATCTATTCcattgcatttatttaatgtttaaccCCACCTCGGCCCCTTTTAACCGTGTTGTTTACGTCacttttttgcactttttatTGGCGTTTTCCTTTTAAACGTCGTCTTACATATGGGTTTTCGCGTTTAAAGACTGCAATGCTTCAACTTTTCTATTACTCAGACGTAAAGATACATTCGAAGATTGCGACGGAGGAAGTCATGGATTCGACAACGAGTTTAGCAGTATGCACGTAAGACACCACCATCTATAactttagttaaaaatatatcgTCGGCATTGTTTTCAACATACAATTACCACACAGGCACTTTTCGCCAGCCATGGACCAGGATTCAAAAGGAAATTGAACACGACTGATCCGTTCGAAAACATTGAGCTGTACAACCTAATGGCAGGTAATTATAGTTTAGACAACACACACCAATAATCGACAGTGACGGTCCATGGTATGGTGGGAGGAaattggacacctttaacacgtaatatcCGAACTTTttgatcgggttttaaacatttaacaacggtctatgggagtcccgaggatacggttttatatttctttaaatgttctttgtttactaccaaatgggacgagaaaatagaatgaaaaggtgtctcatctttccccaccctactatacacctTGCTTTACAGATCTGCTTAAAATCGACGCTGCTCCAAACAACGGTACAAAAGGATCcatttaccacataatgtcCAAGCCTCATGAACTGACTTCAGATATTGCTGTTAACCTAACTGCATGCGGTACCCTTGAACCAAATGCCTACAAGCAACCTTGTACACCGTGCCCGGTAACTTGAACGttgtatttacatatatacggacttttcaaaataaacattccTTGCAGGATATATCGATTGAAGAAGCAAACGATCGCCTATTGAATTCATCCAACggtaaaacatataaacaaacttacaaaagtataattatttttaaaagataacCTGTTCTGTAACCTATTCAGTCAAAGATAGGTCTGTACTCTATATAGTTATACAATTACGATTTTTAGCATTAAAAGCGTAACAATTTACAGACGCAGAATCACGTAGAGGCAATACGTTGTATGGTTTGCCTCAGAACAGCAACGGAAACATTTTATCCTGTCTACTAATCCACGAAGATTATATTAACGAGTACGATCAATACTTAAGAACTCCGTTATACGTGACATACACATTAGATAAAACGGTTAGTATACGAGCTGTAGAAAACgtaccaacaaagttatatatgtgttatttcgtaagcgtgcacgaggtgtgCGAAACAGAAAACCCCCGTTATAAAAATATCGTGGTTTTCCccgctacgcgaggataaataagttacattgatttattCATTTAGGAAAATGCGTACATTTAAACCTGGGAATTTACTCTAATTTTTGTACAGGTTTTTTATGAGCACCCTCTTAACGAATGTATTAGACCTGAAGCTAGACTTCCACCGGACAATACGTACCCTTGTATTGACTACAACATGAACAAGGGCGATGGCACGTCCTATGCTTTCCTATACTCACCAGGTGAACACCAATTTCTATCAAAAGTTCCATGGTTATTGATCTAGTAGTGCGGGGAAGATggaaccgttgttaattgtttaaaacacgatcaggatatgtggataatatgtgctaacggcgtctcgtcttcccccagcctactatatataggtttCGTTAATGCTGGTATATTTCATTACAGGACTATCGAAAGGAATGGCCATATACGATGCAACAGTAGAAACCAATCTCGTGCCCATGTATGAGCCAGCTAAGGAAGGTAAATGGTCGTTTAACTATAAAGGTGGAACATGTATGAATAACATTATATACCATTTTGCAGTTTGGAATTACATGACACAGATCCTATCAGAATGGTCACTAAAATATAACGGAATAAACGTCGTTGCTGGCCCTGTATTTGATTACGATCACGACGGACATAGAGATAATATGGCTACACTGAAAAGGTAGGCACTTGGTGACCCTATTAAAACAAGTGTTCGAATAATCTGATTTATTTTTCGGTTTTTCTTCATAGTACTGggaaatttattacaattggAGCAACTACAGTACCAGTACCGACCCACTTTTTCCTTGTAATTTCTCGGTGCGTTCAAAGCGGGCAGAATACCAACGTGACGTCATGCGTGACGTCACCACGAGACGTGGAGATACTAAGTTTCATAATTCCGAACTACTCTGAAATTATTTGCCACAAAGTAAGACAgcttgttattatttatatgaaaCCTATTATTGAAACAACACGTTgattcgcctaaatggcatagCTACTTTAACGCCCATTTATAAACCGACATATTTTGCAGCCCGACCAAGCACCTAGCGATTGGATACCGAAAACGCTAAAGGAACACGTCGCTCGACTGAGGGATGTTGAAATACTGACCGGATTGTCTTTCCTACCAAAATGGACGCACGCACAAAACGTCGACCAAGAAACCAGAGTTGAAGCCACGCGTCTGAGGCTCAGATTGCCACAGTTTGATAGCCAGTGGATGATGGACTTTTTAAATTACGAAGCCtcaaagtaaaacatttttcactGCATAAAACTTGTATTAATAAAACGGGGCCAAAATGTGTGAGTTTACAATGAACAATTAAAACTCCTCCATCGTTTTTAAGTACTTGTTTTAtatgatattttgttttaacatgaCGACAAGATTTTTCTCGATGGGGTCAATAGATTTACAGTTAAACTTGAAAAGGGAATTTAAACGAATAATCGTGCAGctgttataataaatacattgGCCTACGCACTTTCTAATAAACCGACTGTTAATTAATAACACAGTCAAAGTGTTGTTTGTCGTCCTTAACCGAGGTCAAATTGATTTATTTGTCCAGTGGGATGAAAAACAAGATTTCAATGCGCATTGCAATCATAAAAAGGCTCTGTGTAAACCTAAACGGCCAGTTAATAATTACCACAAGTCTTGCATACACATACCAAAAGGGTGCACTCATTTCAGTCTTCCACATACTTTATCATTGTACTAGCAGCGAGGCAGAGATGAAGCTTTTTACGGTAGGTTTGATAGAAAGACATTTAACCTTaaatgacagtcgtttaaAATTACTATTTCAGGTCGCGGTACTTTTGGTATCAGTTTTTGGAGAACCTGCTTTTGCGaatattgtgaaaaataaatcaggtaactacaaattttattttgatcttAAAAAATACGTTACATATAAATAATGCTTCGAATTTTGCAGCGCGGGCGGCTTCGACTTCGCTAAGTTGTACAGGCAGATGTGACGAATCATACAACGGTGGCAATAAGTGTCAGTGTAACGATAGGTGCAGAGAATATGGGAATTGCTGTGACGATTATATCCCTGTTTGTGCGGCTACAGGTATATACCATGGgtcatatatataccttttatGCTTGTACTTAACGAAGCGCTTTATTGTCGTCTATATACCTTCGGTGAAGCGCAGGCTTTAACATTTGATAAGGTCCATTATTAGGTAGCATTCTGGGTGTCGGGCTAATGGGCTAACTCTAGCCTGAATCGCAAGTCCCATGTCAGGTAGCATTCTGGGTGTCGGGCTAATGGGCTAACTCTAGCCTGAATCGCAAGTCCCATGTCATATCACATGTAGTACCTCACCGTAGGATATTatggaataaaaaagaacGAAGAGATTTCCATATGATTTGCAATATTTTCTTAAAGCGCTATAGTTATATATGCAACAACAATACTCTaacataaactaaaaattaacataCCTATTTCTATTGTAAGCAGCAATTATCATTTTCCACGCTATACTGTACAGATTCGTGTCAATTACGATGTAGCGAAAGGCATGACAGTGCTCAAAGCTGCAGCTGTGACGACCAATGTCTGACTTACAATAATTGTTGCGACGACTACGAGGCAATGTGCAATCCTATTAGTaagttttttctattttgttttttactttactaAATAAACCCAAATTTAACTTAACTAAATACATCCACAGCAACGTGTAAAGACAGATGCGGCGAAACTTCGAGTCCAACTGGAGCAATTTGTTACTGCGATGCTAAATGTTCACAGTATAAAAATTGCTGCGATGATTTTTCTGACGTTTGTTTTGGGGGTAGGgtagatatttttaaactgtcaaGTTTCACAAAACTAATAGCTTTTGTTTAAAGGCGAGTCGTACTTATGTAAAGGAGAATGCAACGTAACAAGGGCACGGTGCGACTGCAACCCAGGCTGCGAAGCGGCAAAAAATTGTTGCTCTGATTATCTAAAAACATGTAACGGTAAATTGTGTGACAACGTTCGGTAATAGTGGAGGTGTTTTACCTAAACACAGCACGCGAATAGTTAGAGTCGTAAAAATTGCCACGATGATTGATGTaatatacttttaatattatgtagtATAAGATACATATAGTATTCCACATTttcttgttgtgtttttaacaactaacggTCATCCGATTataattgtgtaaatatttgGACGGTAAAAGATAAGCGagtcatcttaccccaatataCTATATGGGCAATAATAGTATCTTATTACAGCGTTTCGGTTTACTTTACAGGTGAACCGTCGTGGGTAGAACAACCATGTAGTACAGAAACCGAGATGAAATGCCCTAATGGGTATGTGGTGCAATATAAGTAGTGTGGGGTATGATGGGACACTTTCagcataaaatattcaaatatatttattgtgttttaaacatttaacaacagtcgtgTGGTTATACGGCTTTTATAGTTCTtttgatgttctttgtttactaccaaatggtaccagaaaatagaatgaaaaaggtgtcccctcctccccactctactatatcgtatatatatatatatatatataatatacgaATCTCTTTATATGCGTTTTGAATCCATTGTATGGCTTATAGATACGAAGATCCAATTGTAATTCTCTTTTCAATCGACGGATACAAGGCCGAGTACCTCAGCGAAACTAACTCGCCGAATATTTGGAAACTGGGTGAGTTACTCGGGATATCTGTTAAGTATTTCAAGCGTATTCGCAGTTATTGCGTGTTTGGTTTTCAATTAATTATCAACTAATGGGGTATTTAACTTTacatattagtttaaaacacctgTTGCCACGTAAAACTTGTTAATCAATGCTCATAATCTCGGTTAATCAACAAGACTTCAGCATTACCCCTCTAAAGCAGCGTTACTTATTGCTATACTATATAccacatatagaataaagataaatgtttaaaaacacaagtataataatatatatatatatatgatatctcaGCAACATGCGGAGTCCATACGCCCTATATGAGATCGGTAACTCCAACTTCTACATTTCCAAACCATTATAGTATGGCCACGGTAAGTTGCAATGCTATTGTTTATACACACCTTAAAACTTAGaagaaatttatatattgtagggtAAGGAAacccttttcattccattttcttgtccgatttggtagtaaacacagaacatttaatgaattataaaaccgtattctcacgactcccatagatcattgttattttaaacacaacggagatatttgggtattatgtgctaaatgtgtcacATCTTCCGCCACCGTACTATGCACCATATAAAGTTATAGAGGTACATTGCTAAAACTGGTCATTGTATCGCCTAACGGCTACTCTCTCTAGCTGCTACAGGTTGCATAAAACCACTAACTTGGTTCAAAGAAAATTTCCTatacaaaataattacttAACGTATCATACACCCTACACTGGTGAAGCGAAATTTCCTCAAATTAAACTGCAACGACTAAACAGTGTAAACCGTATCAAACACAATGTAAGGCGTGCAAAAAGCCGACGCAAAACATGCTGGCGGCACGAAAGGGGTGGACTTAATAGTAATTGCGGGAAGTCCAGTGCCGAAATGCAGATTCAGGTCAGTTGACCGAAATAAGTAAATTGAccgaaataaacaaaactgaaaataaaacattaaaacattttatgttggtatataacatacaatatttcctaatcttgtttttaacaaccatATCAACGTCTGCTCTTTTGGAGTCTtttaggatacggttatatagaattacgtaaatattctttgtttactaaaataaagGGCAATAAAGGAAATTGAAAAACATAGATTctttttaccccaacccattgtatataatatatatacatattacattcacattcattctttcatacCGATATCATACAAAATCCTGAAATGCGGTATACACAAAACTT from Ciona intestinalis chromosome 2, KH, whole genome shotgun sequence carries:
- the LOC100186052 gene encoding venom phosphodiesterase 2-like, yielding MARLADALAVLFIFISLWWHSSSALPTTASGENYLCNGLCGVTRMRCSCTELCLENNDCCVDYLRSCRVHHNLQHMDTTQWKDDVCATGTEMKCSDRYTTPPLIIFSIDGFLAEYLYREKTPTIWKLATCGVHAPYMRSVYPTKTFPNHYTIVTGLYPESHGIIDNKMFDNDLQLEFKRGSTASQPHWWGGEPIWVTARKQGKKSAAYFWPGSDVNITMYPNYYNTYNKSVSHEERIYQVLDWLDMPESERPELIVSYASVVDHAGHKYGPDSIQVNQALAKADAYVSMLMDGLKMRNLHNCANVIVLADHGMSDISCDRKTSIEDYGVDVDTVYFRDGAIGKVGRSHDPNLADLFDAKSIYNLLKCSHEKSHWQAFLKNQYLPKRFHHANNNRIEEVILAMDDGWISEGRKDTFEDCDGGSHGFDNEFSSMHALFASHGPGFKRKLNTTDPFENIELYNLMADLLKIDAAPNNGTKGSIYHIMSKPHELTSDIAVNLTACGTLEPNAYKQPCTPCPDISIEEANDRLLNSSNDAESRRGNTLYGLPQNSNGNILSCLLIHEDYINEYDQYLRTPLYVTYTLDKTVFYEHPLNECIRPEARLPPDNTYPCIDYNMNKGDGTSYAFLYSPGLSKGMAIYDATVETNLVPMYEPAKEVWNYMTQILSEWSLKYNGINVVAGPVFDYDHDGHRDNMATLKSTGKFITIGATTVPVPTHFFLVISRCVQSGQNTNVTSCVTSPRDVEILSFIIPNYSEIICHKPDQAPSDWIPKTLKEHVARLRDVEILTGLSFLPKWTHAQNVDQETRVEATRLRLRLPQFDSQWMMDFLNYEASK